The following is a genomic window from Bactrocera tryoni isolate S06 chromosome 2, CSIRO_BtryS06_freeze2, whole genome shotgun sequence.
AGAATGCCATTTAAACAACGaagtgaaaaagaagaaaactgggattattttaatatatttatttaaaaatgctttAAGGGTTGAGTAGggttatttcatttaaaataagaccaattttttatatttttttttattaaactgctaaaatctatttttaaaaaGCGAAACTTCATTATACATAGAATGATTTTGAAGattgtttcttaaattttaatggaaaaatatttaaaaaatgcggCAATGACAGCAATTTGTCTGGAGTACTTCGGAAAAATATTGATTTGCGGTATCCCTTATAAACCAATGCTGGATGTTCTGAaaacaaagaattaaaaattatatagttaGATAATCGCTTTTTCCTGGTAATGCCGAAAACATGTTTAGAATTATTAGTGTTAaagctttgaaatgaaaaatacgaTTACTGGCGAAAATATCAGTTAATTTGTTATTGCAAAAtgaaacatattaaaaatttgaaaatactcTCCTTGACGTTAACTCTTAAATTGTGTATAAAAATGGTGtttacaatttcaaaacaatcggTGCAGTAGTTTTGAAGTTATGGAGTAGACTGACTTTGAAAATGTGAGTGTGTAGAAAAcgctttaaatttttgaaatctgaAGTAAAACATTATAAGCCGGGTATTAAAATACTCATAACTTCGTCGATTTTGATTCAATCGCcttgaaaagttcaaaaaaaaactaaaaacccaCTACTCTCTCAAAATAtcaataacaagtaaggaagagctaagttcgggtgtattcgaccattttatactctcgcaatctGGCAAGGAAACAACTTCAGATGTTGACataactttaaaaaacaaaatattgcgtAAGAACTCAATATTAATTTAGCGACGCAACCGTCAATAGATTTGGTATCTTATTCAGGTGTATTATAGGTCATGGAAACACCTAGTTTCATTACTATATTTTTCTTCGTAttcgaaatacatatgtacatatgtatattaaagtcaACGAAATGTACTGAAATTTGAAATAAGTGTTATAATTTCAACCCAAAGGGACTATATTACACCAGGAAAAGGTTAAGTAGAGAATCGAAAATCATTAGCCATAATAGGGGGTTCAGGACGAAGTATAGGCCGATTTCAGTTTTATTACACACATTATATTTAacgaaattgtttatttaatttcattaaaatatcacatattTCAACTAATGCAAAGACTTTAAAGTTTTATTGAGTCTAGGGGAAAGGGGAAGGTCGTTAACTGTTTGAGAACATTTTTCTACGTAATTTTAGGAAGATAATTCACGCGTTGACCGATACATTCGCTATGAAATCTActaaaataacgaaaataattataccGACTGACAAAAAACTGTCAAAAGACTAAATCTTCAcatatttcaatacaaatattcttgttatcgccttcaaaataggctcctgagCCAAGCATGCCAACTTTTAATCCAACATTTCATACCACCTATTATAAGTAACGGCTGTGATGATCTTCTGTGTCTTTAGCGAATTTGGAATTTggaagcactgtttctttaacttttacgATGTTATCGTCCACCTCTATTGGATGGACGACTCACACTAGGCAAGTTGTCGATGAATttacgaccttcactgaatgatTTCGTGACAAAGTAGAATgcccaaaacacttctgcaatATTTCAACGATTCCGTAGCCGTGATTCCACTGGAAACACCCGAATTTTAAGCAAGCtctttaataattcttttttcaTGATAAAAATCGCCAAACAAATCAGTTCTCTCACTTCATCTTGAtcattatatatagatatatacttacatatatgtatataattccaTATTTATCTCCATTAGTTCTAGGTGATGCAAACAATCGTTAGGTAAACAAatctattatactctgtagcaacattttGCGAGAGCATAAAAAGTGATTacgatttataaaaaaatatcaaaaatcacaaaaaaaaatattgaagataaaGCAACcactaatttattttatggaaaCGTAATTTATCACCAAAAAAGCAAAGTGCTTTCTTGAAATATCGGGATACTAATTTAAACAATACAATGCAATACCACAGAACTGAATTCCCTTCATCTTCAGGTAACGGCCCCTAATTATGTTAGGTAAAGATTACAGATGCCTGACATTATTAGGTATTTATCAAGTCAAGTTTATGGCgtgttaataattatatataaccTTGGTTATGACATTTTGTAGTCTTAAAATCTTCAGATAGTTAAATTTGTGTTTCTAGTCTATTCAGATGTACattttacatacacatttgtatgtatacatatgtatatgtatgagagTATTGAGTTTAtaattttgaagtaattttttgtgaacCTTAACATTACTATATttcaattacaataaaatttaggATAACGTCGccccattattatttttttttataatgttaaGTTTCTTTCTTCCTCATATTTCCTAAAGGTCTTCTAAGAAAACATGTCTCCGGTtctaattatttgaaaaaaattctttttcggTATTGATAAAACAAGGAATAATcgcaagaaattttaatttttcaacgttgtgttgacttaaaagaaacttgaaaaacataccaaatttctgtctaaattttaatttcattaaatttgaaagcatttctGCAAGAAAAAGGGCGTTAAACTTTGAAAGAGCCAAATTAATCTCTTTCAAAGTTTAACGTCGTTTCAGGTttcgcattgtgaatgatcgatataagaagagcaagagagaataaacaaagaaaataaaatttgtgtgttatatgtatgtatgtatgtatgtgtgtagtaacataaatattttcattgcaatttaaggaatgttgttgatgattgctAAGTTTTATACATCATTTCAAAATAAACTATActtataatgattttaactcaattaggatgaatttaacgattactttgaatttccttcaagaaacaattgttgatttcatgtttcttcgcaaaacctgCGTTGCCATATTCAtactttattgaaaaaatttatcaaaaattagtactaaatttctttagagctgcatactagcacacGAAAATTTACCGCAATAAACGCGACCGCAATaaattttcttgaccatttcttgaacgttttttatttttatatgaagtttttacatttcttgagagcggGAACCTACCCTTAAATCCCAATATTAGTACAAAAGAAATTGAATGCAAAATGAAATACTTAATTAATAATACTAACATCAATTTAAACAAGAACTTATGCGCGACAAGCTATTTTCAGagaaattacaattaatttcgTTTTCTGCAGCTAACTTTACTTCATGAAATAAAATTAGGTGTAtactattatataataaataatattttcgtagATTAATAGAATTTATACTTACAGAACAGATACTATActggtattctcttgctcttgcaaaacccttgcacggtgcaagaggTGCATATATATCCTCTTGGTGCACTGGCGCAACCACAAACAcccgcagaaaattattttcaatggctgtaaaatatgtcagaccaaaacccataggggtattctcttgctcttgcaaaacccggtgcacggtgcaagaattgcagatttacaacggcacaacaacaaacacacgcagaaaaatatttgcaagggctgcaaaatatgtcagaccaaaacctctgtatatttgcgtgcaatgtcacgaaaaaatataattgcaaccctgttatagttgccattttacataaagacatataacgtggttaaattgttgaggaagataagttttaaatggattttattatttctatttaaattttaaagatttgttacagttttttttcttaaaaatgtatgcagaaggtgcgccaattcacaatagccatgcttgatagtcattcacaacaaattggccgaattagccattcatatatcactagattctgcaatgggtgctctcgtgctcttgtatatttcggtatagtatttttgcaatctgcaatcttgcaagagcaagagaataccccttaTGTTTTAAGAAGGAAAATTGATCCTCTATCAATAGCCTAATAGAAATGcaagtttttttaattcttccagTCTGGCATCACTAAGTAACTAAATACATTTCTGAGTATGTTGACAGccgccatctttgtttgtttacatataaacattttggATTTGGTTTAAGCAGTTCATTCGTAAACAAGCGGCTGTtcgtataaacaaaatattttttcacaggTTAATCTTGtaatataaagaattaaaataatttttcgtgattttgtttactatttatattatattttctgtaaaatataaataaagcaccCGTATTAGTGAATTACTAATAAAAACAAACCATCGATAAAACAGCTGTGTTCCATTATTACTTTGTTCCCTTGAAAAATACAGATTCGCTGTCACTGCGTTTTTTCTTCATCGATTGTGAAAGTTTATAGAAGAATTCtgctttattaaattaaatatattgcaatGGCAGAAGAATGGCCCTCGCAAAAATTTCGCCAGAGCATGATTGCAAAAATGTAAGTTATTTCtcgtgaaaattttgtataataaatttttctactGTGATATTCGTTTTAGAAACCAAGCACTACAAACCACGGATCCTACTAAAAATGCTGGTGTTAtggaaaatcatattttcaagAAGTCACGCAGCAAGGAGGAATACATGGGTTTGGTGGCGAAactttttatgcattttcaagatttggcacaAAGTGAGTATTTGCATTGAATTAtcttacacatatacacacatgaaTGTACACGTACACATGACGGAGTGTATTGTGATTTTTGCCTAATTTAttcatttctaaaattattggcTACGCAGGAAAGCCTACACAACCGCCGCCGCAACAAAATGCCGAAATGAACCAGCAAGGTATGATGCCAGACCCCTTAAACGCGCTCCAAACACTTGCTAGCCAAGGTAATCGTAATGCCCAAATGGCTGGCGGTCCCAATCCCAATCAAATGGGCCCTGGAGGTCCTGCTGCTGCGacaaatttattacaaacactAAGTCAGCAGCGACCGGGACAACAGATGCAACAAATGCAGGGTATACGTGGGCAAATGCCCATGGGTGCTGGTCCCAATCAACAGATGATGCAACAAATGAGTGGAAATATGGGTGGTGGTGGTATGCAAATGAATGttattggtggtggtggtggtataGGTAATGCAGGTGGACAGCAGCCGCACATGGTTGGCAATGCCCAGCAAATGGGTGGTATGTCTGGCCAGATGAATCAAATGGGCGGCGGAGGCCCCGGTGGGCCAGGTGGTCCTGGTGGCGCAGCACAACAAATGCAAATGGGTCCCGGCCAAATGCAAGGTGGACCTATGAATGTGAACGCTATGAACgtacaaatgcaacaaatgggACAACAACAGATGGCAGTAAGTATATACAATTGTAATAATATacgaaatatttcatatttctgaattctttttgttttaGCAAATGGGTATGAATCACCAACAGCTCAACCAAATGATGAATGCACGTATGAATGCCGGGGGTCCGATGGGACCAAATGCAGGACCACAAGGCATGCAGGGCATGCCACCAAATATGCAACAGAATCAAGGTGGCCCAATGCATGCAGGCAATGTAGTGGGTGGGCCACAAGGCCAACAAGGTGGTGGCATGCCACAAAATGCTGGGCAGCAAGGTAAAATTCTCCTATTGTTAATACCAatgaaattattgatttaattcATACTTTTTCAATTAGGTGGCATGAACCAAATGATTGGTATAGCGCCAAATATGCAGCAAAAAGCAAACATGCCTATGGGTCAAGGTGGTCAAATGTTCCAAGTTAACCGTGGTGTTCCTGGTCAACAGCAACAGTTCTTACGTCAGAGCCCCTCACCAAGCACGGTCCCATCACCTGCCGGCATGACAGCGGTCcaacaacaattgcagcaacagcaacaacaacagcagcagcaacaacagcaacagcagacAGCACAGaatcagcaacagcagcaacaacagtcgCAAATGCCTAATCCACAAATGATACCCAGCCCAGCGCTAGTGCCGACCTCAAGTCCACAAATGTCGAATCTCATGCAGAACTCACAACGGCAAATGCGTCAATCGCCCAGCGCCCCACTCAACACACCGGGTCAGGTGGCCAGCAACAGCCCTTTCAATCCACAAGAAGATCACTTGTATCGCGAGAAATACAAACAACTAACCAAGTATATTGAACCACTGAAACGCATGATGGCCAAAATCGGCACTGACGGCGCAAGTAAGTTTAATTTCGCAGCTAAAAGTCGGGACAGCTGAACTAATTGTTCTATACAAATTTTCAGATACCGAAAAATTCACTAAAATGAGCAAATTACTGGAGATTTTGAGTAATCCAAATCAGCGTGTGCCCCTAGAAACGCTGCTAAAATGCGAGAAAGCGCTGGAGAAACTGGACATAGTTAATTTCACAGGTCAACAATTTGGCGTAAGTATTctattatacatatttcttgatattcatacatacatacatatattaattttaaaatttttatcatacTGCAGAAATCTTCAAATCCACTGATGGAAGTTGTTAATACAACACTTCAAAGCCCACTGGCCAATCACACACTGCATCGCACTTTCCGTCCTTGCTTGGAGCTACTCTTCGGCACTGATATATGGTAAATTCCAGCAAATAAATTACATACTATTTATATTGACCAATTTTTGTTTATCGAATAGCGCACCCGCACCGGCCAAAATACAGCGCATGTCCGAAAAGCCCTCTCAGTACGAGTGTGAGATACCGCATGTTCTGCAAGGTGAAATAGCGCGCTTGGATCAGAAATTTAAGCTAACACTAGACGGCACAACGCAAAACAATCCCAAATCTATCAAAGTAATTTGCTGCCTCGATGACAAGCGATTACCATGTGTACCACCAATTACCGTTACTATACCAGGTTcgtatatttatttgtgaagtACAAATCAGATTATTAAACtcgaatttatttgttttcattacagAGGAGTATCCGATGGCGTCGCCTAACTGCGCCCTGGCTCAACACGAGTATGCCACTACGCCATTCCTGAAAGCGGTACAGGATGCGCTAAAAGCGCGCATTGCCAAATTGCCGAAATTATACTCGTTGTCACATTTACTGGACACCTGGGAGATGTCGGTGCGTCAAGCTTGTTcaccaaacaacaaaaatattttggatttggCTGCAGTTTTTGGAGCTTAAGCGTTCTGAAATCATAAACAACTCGCTCATTTATTGTATACCGTTATTTAGCATGCaatgtttaactttttttatttttacctttttcatgTCAAATCGaaccaataatatttttgtatatgaagtagCATACAATGTCAATATATGGAcgtttaaaatacataataatatatactataccgtatataaacaagtttttattaaataaatatattacatattggaccagcaaaaattatttttcctttacaAATTCATTATTTCATATCGCAAATCCAACGTACTAAAAATTCTcaaacttaccgatccaaacgagGTTGGATCTCCACGACAGCctgttctacgcaccggaattgactcggacttcatccgaccaagggctgttttttcggcgatttaaccccgtttggatcggtaagtgctAAGTGTTAGGTTAGATCTCCAAAAGtacagcccttggccggatagAATGCGGGGCAATTTCGGTAAAGAACCGGCTGAAGTGGGAATCGCCTAAATTCAACTTACTCATtagaaacaaagaaataaagcaTTAATCCGTTCCGACGACATTCAAGTTGACGTAATCCAAGTGAACCTGGTTTTTAAGCCGCCAAGGACTCTCAACTCGGCGGCATTCCGCAATATTATATAGAGAACCTTTTCCGCCACAAGAGCAAGACCAAACCCACCTTCTACTAAACGAGGTTTACAACAACCAGAGCAGTTATATCCCTACTTGGACTTTTCAACGCCAATCCACATTTCATTCCACTGTCTCTACGGAGGTCTATACTTTCATAGCTATACTTGGGCACTTACTGTAATCACTTTTTTTGTAGCTTAAAACAGTGAAAATTCACCTTTCAGATTTGGCTGGAACGTCAGTATCATGAGTTTGTGGATGCCTGTACAAAATTTATGCAATTGCAGTCTCCATTTTCATATGGTGAGTTCTAACTGGGAAGTAAGTGCCGTAAAGGTAACCAAGAAAGACGAACTTATTCGCTTTTTCAATATCACTAGCCAATTGGGTTTTCTTCGAGAGAAACAGACCAGTTGGTCTGACATAGACttcgaatatattttgtttactaCATATTGACAGTCGTGACGGCTTCACAGCAACACGGTGAACGATGGACTAACGTATTCACCATTAGAATAGGTCGCCGTGCaaaacctcaatttttactacCTTTATATCTAACGTATCTACTATAAAGCAGATCCTGAGTTCACAGACACAATCGCTGACCATGAAGTTACAGTTTCAAAACAACAAATCTTCTGGTATATTACCGAAAGCGAGTTGCTAAAAAGCACATATAAAAAGAGCGTCTACAAAATAAAGTTGGACGAAAGCAAGTCGCCGACTAAACTGATTAGTTGCCGGCTGTTATGAGTTTCTTGTCATCAAAAAAGTAGTCAGCTCTATCGTTTTGGCCCACACTAGACTGATATTTTGGCATTGCGTAACATAGTTAACGACGCTTACCGACGCTGAGATGTGTTGTTTGAATGGACTCTGAGGCTCgttaattttcttttactaGCATTAACTGGCAAAGTACAACCATAACTCGGTTGAGTTGACACAGCTTCAGAAGTTCAAGATGTGAACAAAACAGCTTTTAAGGCCAGGTTCCtctaaaaaacataatttttttcaatacattttattttcagtacAAAACATGTTGGGTAAtcatatattaaattacttgaaaatgttttttttattttttttttcaaaacggcGGTCCTGAAAATGGCTGCTGAAACTCATCCGATTCGTAGATGGATGACATCATTTCTTGGAAAAGAATTATcgg
Proteins encoded in this region:
- the LOC120769015 gene encoding mediator of RNA polymerase II transcription subunit 15 isoform X2, translating into MAEEWPSQKFRQSMIAKINQALQTTDPTKNAGVMENHIFKKSRSKEEYMGLVAKLFMHFQDLAQRKPTQPPPQQNAEMNQQGMMPDPLNALQTLASQGNRNAQMAGGPNPNQMGPGGPAAATNLLQTLSQQRPGQQMQQMQGIRGQMPMGAGPNQQMMQQMSGNMGGGGMQMNVIGGGGGIGNAGGQQPHMVGNAQQMGGMSGQMNQMGGGGPGGPGGPGGAAQQMQMGPGQMQGGPMNVNAMNVQMQQMGQQQMAQMGMNHQQLNQMMNARMNAGGPMGPNAGPQGMQGMPPNMQQNQGGPMHAGNVVGGPQGQQGGGMPQNAGQQGGMNQMIGIAPNMQQKANMPMGQGGQMFQVNRGVPGQQQQFLRQSPSPSTVPSPAGMTAVQQQLQQQQQQQQQQQQQQQTAQNQQQQQQQSQMPNPQMIPSPALVPTSSPQMSNLMQNSQRQMRQSPSAPLNTPGQVASNSPFNPQEDHLYREKYKQLTKYIEPLKRMMAKIGTDGANTEKFTKMSKLLEILSNPNQRVPLETLLKCEKALEKLDIVNFTGQQFGKSSNPLMEVVNTTLQSPLANHTLHRTFRPCLELLFGTDICAPAPAKIQRMSEKPSQYECEIPHVLQGEIARLDQKFKLTLDGTTQNNPKSIKVICCLDDKRLPCVPPITVTIPEEYPMASPNCALAQHEYATTPFLKAVQDALKARIAKLPKLYSLSHLLDTWEMSVRQACSPNNKNILDLAAVFGA
- the LOC120769015 gene encoding mediator of RNA polymerase II transcription subunit 15 isoform X1; this encodes MAEEWPSQKFRQSMIAKINQALQTTDPTKNAGVMENHIFKKSRSKEEYMGLVAKLFMHFQDLAQSYAGKPTQPPPQQNAEMNQQGMMPDPLNALQTLASQGNRNAQMAGGPNPNQMGPGGPAAATNLLQTLSQQRPGQQMQQMQGIRGQMPMGAGPNQQMMQQMSGNMGGGGMQMNVIGGGGGIGNAGGQQPHMVGNAQQMGGMSGQMNQMGGGGPGGPGGPGGAAQQMQMGPGQMQGGPMNVNAMNVQMQQMGQQQMAQMGMNHQQLNQMMNARMNAGGPMGPNAGPQGMQGMPPNMQQNQGGPMHAGNVVGGPQGQQGGGMPQNAGQQGGMNQMIGIAPNMQQKANMPMGQGGQMFQVNRGVPGQQQQFLRQSPSPSTVPSPAGMTAVQQQLQQQQQQQQQQQQQQQTAQNQQQQQQQSQMPNPQMIPSPALVPTSSPQMSNLMQNSQRQMRQSPSAPLNTPGQVASNSPFNPQEDHLYREKYKQLTKYIEPLKRMMAKIGTDGANTEKFTKMSKLLEILSNPNQRVPLETLLKCEKALEKLDIVNFTGQQFGKSSNPLMEVVNTTLQSPLANHTLHRTFRPCLELLFGTDICAPAPAKIQRMSEKPSQYECEIPHVLQGEIARLDQKFKLTLDGTTQNNPKSIKVICCLDDKRLPCVPPITVTIPEEYPMASPNCALAQHEYATTPFLKAVQDALKARIAKLPKLYSLSHLLDTWEMSVRQACSPNNKNILDLAAVFGA